From the genome of Hymenobacter cellulosilyticus, one region includes:
- the pncA gene encoding bifunctional nicotinamidase/pyrazinamidase → MKALLLIDIQPDFLPGGSLAVPEGDAVIPLANALQPHFELVVATQDWHPASHKSFAANHAGRQPFEQIDLHGLPQVLWPVHCVQGTAGAALAPAVDTNQVEAIFRKGTDPEIDSYSGFFDNGHRKATGLADYLRGKGIRQVYVAGLAADYCVYFTAKDALQEGFETFLIEDATRPISAEGFARAKAELLQLGGHIIQSQDVLGSR, encoded by the coding sequence ATGAAAGCACTGCTGCTGATTGATATTCAACCCGATTTTTTGCCCGGTGGCTCCCTGGCCGTACCCGAGGGCGACGCGGTAATTCCTCTGGCCAATGCCCTGCAGCCCCATTTTGAGCTGGTAGTAGCCACCCAGGACTGGCACCCGGCCTCCCACAAAAGCTTTGCCGCCAACCACGCCGGCCGGCAGCCTTTCGAACAGATTGACCTGCACGGCCTGCCCCAGGTGCTCTGGCCGGTGCACTGCGTGCAGGGCACGGCCGGCGCGGCCCTGGCTCCGGCCGTGGACACGAACCAGGTGGAGGCCATCTTCCGCAAGGGCACCGACCCGGAAATTGACAGCTACAGCGGCTTCTTCGACAACGGCCACCGCAAGGCTACCGGCTTGGCTGACTACCTGCGCGGCAAAGGCATCCGGCAGGTGTACGTGGCCGGCCTGGCCGCCGACTACTGCGTGTATTTCACCGCCAAGGACGCGCTGCAGGAGGGCTTCGAAACCTTTCTCATTGAGGATGCTACCCGTCCGATTTCCGCCGAGGGCTTTGCCCGGGCCAAGGCCGAACTGCTGCAGCTAGGCGGCCACATCATTCAGAGCCAGGACGTGCTCGGCTCCCGCTAA
- a CDS encoding SPL family radical SAM protein, with translation MLWLLFYLHHQLPDLMLETGSIIQLSDTLLTDQPAPVLQPRTHSARLWLPKRVLFTPDALQEPFGQQMYERAQAHNLEIELLKSNRLTGLPGADVRETYRNAKNTLAVVCAPPSALKLQPTPPSADWQMNLAEGCPAHCQYCYLAGSLQGPPVVRAYANLPKLLEATAAYEQAGRRTSFEVSCYTDVLGIEHLTGSLAECIRYYGTREGAQLRFVSKYDQVDSLLDLPHNGHTRARFSLNAEPIARRLEGGTASVEARLQALRKLALPRELGGGGYPVGVVLAPIMPIPEWREHYTALLDRLAGTLDFDCDLTVEMISHRFTPGSKDVLLQWYPNTSLDLEEEGRAVKRNKFGAPSTCTSPTTCARSSSSSSPSGSVVFPRPQFSTGRKKLTNSLLGGAIVKGYTSAGISFFNVLSLGPRLVGIPGRCPPSCLTRCSSATVANCSPSPAAPPTAP, from the coding sequence ATGCTCTGGCTGCTGTTTTACCTGCACCACCAGCTACCTGATTTGATGCTCGAAACCGGCTCCATTATCCAGCTCTCCGATACCCTGCTTACCGACCAGCCCGCCCCGGTGCTGCAGCCCCGCACGCACTCGGCCCGCCTGTGGCTGCCCAAGCGCGTGCTCTTCACGCCCGATGCCCTGCAGGAGCCTTTTGGCCAGCAGATGTACGAGCGGGCCCAGGCCCACAACCTGGAAATCGAGTTGCTCAAAAGCAACCGGCTTACTGGCCTGCCCGGGGCCGACGTGCGCGAAACCTACCGCAACGCCAAGAACACCCTGGCCGTGGTGTGCGCCCCGCCCAGCGCCCTGAAGCTGCAGCCCACCCCGCCTTCGGCCGACTGGCAGATGAACCTGGCCGAAGGCTGCCCCGCCCACTGCCAGTACTGCTACCTGGCCGGCAGTTTGCAGGGTCCGCCGGTGGTGCGGGCCTATGCCAATCTGCCCAAGCTGCTCGAAGCTACGGCCGCCTACGAACAGGCCGGCCGGCGCACCAGCTTCGAAGTGAGCTGCTACACCGATGTGTTGGGCATTGAGCACCTTACCGGCAGTCTGGCCGAGTGCATCCGCTACTACGGCACCCGTGAAGGTGCCCAGCTGCGATTCGTGAGCAAGTACGACCAGGTTGATTCTCTGCTGGACTTGCCCCACAACGGCCACACCCGGGCCCGCTTCAGCCTGAATGCCGAGCCGATTGCGCGGCGGCTCGAAGGCGGCACGGCTTCGGTGGAAGCGCGTTTGCAGGCGTTGCGCAAATTGGCCTTGCCCCGGGAACTGGGCGGTGGCGGCTACCCCGTAGGCGTCGTACTGGCGCCCATTATGCCCATTCCGGAGTGGCGGGAGCATTACACGGCCCTGCTCGACCGGCTGGCCGGTACCCTCGATTTCGACTGCGACCTGACGGTGGAGATGATCAGCCACCGCTTTACGCCCGGCTCCAAGGACGTGCTGCTGCAGTGGTATCCCAACACCAGTCTGGACCTGGAAGAGGAGGGGCGGGCCGTGAAGCGCAACAAGTTTGGGGCACCAAGTACGTGTACCAGCCCGACGACATGCGCACGCTCAAGCAGTTCTTCTTCACCGAGTGGCAGCGTCGTTTTCCCTCGGCCCCAATTCAGTACTGGACGTAAGAAATTGACCAACAGCCTGCTTGGCGGTGCTATAGTAAAAGGATATACCAGCGCTGGTATATCCTTTTTTAATGTCCTTAGCTTAGGGCCGCGGCTCGTGGGCATACCGGGCCGCTGCCCACCCTCGTGCCTTACTCGCTGCTCATCCGCAACTGTGGCCAACTGCTCACCCTCACCGGCGGCCCCACCTACCGCCCCTTAG
- a CDS encoding amidohydrolase family protein: protein MDIFCEEGAFSVADSRRYLEQAKELGFGLKIHAEQLHDLGGSAMAAELGAVSVDHCDYLNAADGAAIAAREQTVVVVLPLVPLFLRQEKYAPGRQIIEQGVPVAISTDFNPGSCPSKNLWLALSLACLKMGFTPKEALAAVTLNAAWALNRAADVGSLQVGKQADILVLDLPDYQEIPYWLGENPVREVIIGGVVCSAAAE from the coding sequence GTGGATATTTTCTGCGAGGAAGGAGCCTTCAGCGTGGCCGATTCGCGCCGCTACCTGGAGCAGGCCAAAGAGCTGGGCTTCGGACTGAAGATTCACGCCGAGCAGCTCCACGACCTGGGCGGCTCGGCTATGGCCGCTGAGCTGGGCGCCGTAAGCGTAGACCATTGCGACTACCTCAACGCCGCCGATGGTGCTGCCATTGCCGCCAGGGAGCAAACCGTGGTGGTGGTGCTGCCGCTGGTGCCGCTGTTTTTGCGGCAGGAAAAGTACGCGCCGGGCCGGCAGATCATTGAGCAGGGCGTGCCCGTAGCCATCAGCACCGACTTCAACCCGGGCTCCTGCCCCAGCAAAAACCTCTGGCTGGCCTTGTCCCTGGCTTGCCTGAAAATGGGCTTCACCCCGAAAGAAGCCCTGGCCGCCGTGACCCTCAACGCTGCCTGGGCCCTGAACCGGGCCGCGGATGTGGGGAGCCTGCAAGTCGGCAAGCAGGCCGACATCCTGGTGCTCGACCTGCCCGATTACCAGGAAATACCCTACTGGCTGGGCGAAAATCCGGTTCGTGAGGTCATCATCGGCGGCGTTGTGTGTAGCGCAGCGGCGGAATAA
- a CDS encoding outer membrane beta-barrel protein translates to MLLGSGLSYRFLGGSPTQVERLERPTLGYSGQVSATYALSRQLAVSAGLGYSEYATSLNYQLRKSASDSLGQQNTLTRKKFRDTYGFLTIPVQAQLTLAGNARWRYGVQAGGTGAFLTGAKTTEGSACKCQQVQWNGSQQAMPFTRTNLLLTGGAFASYQFALGQWLTIRPQGQIFLNSLSTGASGRAPRRPGTWVCRPATAGTWTLASTKPAPLFSSTLLILSMMKRLLLSALAAFSLLLPSCQLDSGMVICEDGTTPGPVTVPPTLNALTAQLGAPVQKITYDPTRTNVFTSPNGTVVTIPPNAFLRRGQTGTGPVELSFREVFSRADMVLSNMPTISGGRLLESAGEVYLRADKDSTITMAPGTKLTVQTQTPPNVASRDSMRLFVGGWGGGAGSACFEWSLNRDPTSALQPSAGGASNTITVSSSLYNSGLNWLNCDKFYSSPNPRTTIQVTVPGSNIDPTSNTMVFAVFRTFNGAIRICNFKAPNIFEMPGIPTETPLSVVVIRTVESKLYYGRQNTTAQAGVAVTPTLQETTPAALVDALNQL, encoded by the coding sequence GTGCTGCTGGGCTCGGGCCTGAGCTACCGGTTTCTGGGCGGCTCGCCCACCCAAGTGGAACGCCTGGAGCGCCCCACCCTGGGCTACAGCGGGCAGGTGTCGGCTACCTACGCTTTGTCGCGGCAGCTGGCCGTGAGTGCGGGCCTGGGCTACTCCGAATACGCCACTTCCCTGAACTATCAGCTCCGCAAATCGGCTTCCGACTCCCTGGGCCAGCAGAACACGCTGACCCGCAAGAAATTCCGGGATACCTACGGCTTTCTGACCATTCCGGTGCAGGCCCAGCTGACTCTTGCCGGCAATGCCCGCTGGCGCTACGGGGTGCAGGCCGGGGGCACGGGAGCCTTCCTGACCGGCGCCAAAACTACGGAAGGCTCGGCCTGCAAATGCCAACAGGTGCAGTGGAACGGCTCCCAGCAGGCAATGCCCTTCACCCGTACCAACCTGCTGCTCACCGGCGGCGCTTTTGCCAGCTACCAGTTTGCCCTGGGCCAATGGCTTACTATCCGGCCCCAGGGCCAGATTTTCCTGAACTCCCTGTCAACCGGCGCCAGCGGCCGGGCCCCGCGCCGCCCTGGAACCTGGGTCTGCAGGCCGGCTACAGCTGGGACCTGGACCCTCGCAAGCACTAAGCCTGCGCCCCTCTTCTCTTCTACTCTCTTGATTCTGTCAATGATGAAACGACTTTTGCTTTCTGCCCTCGCGGCTTTTTCCCTGCTGCTTCCCTCCTGCCAGCTCGACTCCGGCATGGTTATCTGTGAGGACGGCACTACGCCCGGACCCGTCACGGTTCCGCCCACGCTGAATGCCCTGACGGCCCAGCTCGGGGCTCCGGTCCAGAAAATAACCTACGACCCGACCCGCACCAACGTCTTTACCAGTCCCAATGGCACCGTCGTTACCATTCCGCCCAACGCCTTCCTGCGCAGAGGGCAAACGGGGACCGGACCGGTCGAGCTAAGCTTCCGGGAGGTGTTCAGCCGGGCCGATATGGTGCTCAGCAACATGCCGACTATTTCGGGTGGGCGGCTGCTCGAATCGGCGGGAGAAGTGTACCTGCGGGCCGATAAGGACTCGACCATCACCATGGCCCCGGGCACGAAGCTGACAGTACAAACCCAGACGCCGCCCAACGTGGCCTCCCGCGACTCTATGCGCCTGTTTGTGGGCGGCTGGGGCGGGGGCGCCGGCTCTGCCTGCTTCGAATGGAGCCTGAACCGGGACCCTACCTCGGCGCTGCAGCCCAGTGCCGGCGGCGCTTCCAATACCATCACGGTGAGCAGCTCCCTGTATAACTCCGGCCTCAACTGGCTTAACTGTGACAAATTCTACAGCAGCCCCAACCCGCGCACCACCATCCAGGTGACGGTGCCCGGCTCTAACATAGATCCAACCAGCAACACGATGGTGTTTGCCGTGTTCCGCACCTTCAACGGGGCTATCCGCATCTGCAACTTCAAGGCACCCAACATCTTCGAGATGCCCGGCATCCCGACCGAAACGCCTCTGAGCGTGGTGGTTATCCGCACGGTTGAGAGCAAGCTCTACTACGGCCGGCAGAATACCACTGCCCAGGCCGGCGTGGCCGTGACGCCCACTCTGCAGGAAACTACGCCCGCCGCTTTGGTCGATGCACTAAACCAGCTTTAA
- a CDS encoding RNA polymerase sigma factor — MAESIDALVDGCRRGRPAAQRRLYERLGYQLMGVCLRYCPSRADAEDALQLTFVKIFTRLDQFRNQGPFEAWARRIAVTTSLNLWQQQQQRGLPLDPEEATNVHHPDGTPFDQLSADDLVRQMNTLPPGYRTVLNLYAIEGYTHAEIGELLGISEGTSKSQLSRARRLLEERLHQQAQTPSHHD, encoded by the coding sequence ATGGCTGAATCAATTGATGCCCTCGTAGATGGCTGCCGCCGGGGCCGGCCCGCAGCCCAACGACGCCTCTACGAGCGGCTGGGCTATCAGCTCATGGGCGTGTGCCTGCGTTACTGCCCTTCCCGGGCCGATGCCGAAGATGCGCTGCAGCTCACCTTCGTCAAGATCTTCACCCGGCTCGACCAGTTTCGCAACCAGGGTCCGTTCGAGGCCTGGGCCCGGCGCATTGCCGTGACCACCTCGCTGAACCTGTGGCAGCAACAGCAGCAGCGTGGCCTGCCCCTCGACCCCGAGGAAGCCACCAACGTGCACCATCCCGACGGCACCCCCTTCGACCAGCTCTCGGCCGATGATCTGGTGCGCCAGATGAATACTCTGCCGCCGGGGTACCGCACGGTTTTAAACCTCTATGCCATCGAAGGCTACACGCACGCCGAAATCGGTGAGCTGCTCGGCATTTCGGAAGGCACCAGCAAGTCGCAGCTCTCCCGGGCCCGCCGCCTGCTGGAAGAACGCCTGCACCAGCAGGCCCAGACTCCCTCGCATCATGACTGA
- a CDS encoding PhzF family phenazine biosynthesis protein — MLLPLYQIDAFTDQVFAGNPAAVCPLTEWLPAETMQAIAAENNLAETAYFVPLQGSDYEIRWFTPTAEIDLCGHATLASAHVLFRHLNFQGEEITFHSKSGPLRVRHAADGRFTLDFPSRPPQVLEAHPTGLLDALRATPWKCWPPATW, encoded by the coding sequence ATGCTGCTTCCGCTCTACCAGATCGACGCCTTTACCGACCAAGTCTTTGCCGGCAACCCCGCCGCCGTGTGCCCGCTCACCGAGTGGCTGCCCGCCGAAACCATGCAGGCCATTGCCGCCGAAAACAACCTGGCCGAAACCGCCTATTTCGTGCCCCTGCAGGGTTCCGACTACGAAATTCGCTGGTTTACGCCCACGGCCGAAATTGACCTCTGCGGCCACGCCACGCTGGCTTCGGCCCACGTGCTGTTTCGCCACCTCAACTTCCAGGGCGAGGAAATAACCTTCCACTCCAAGAGCGGCCCGCTGCGGGTGCGCCACGCCGCCGATGGCCGCTTCACCCTCGACTTTCCTTCCCGGCCCCCACAGGTGCTCGAAGCCCACCCCACCGGCCTGCTCGACGCCTTGCGGGCCACGCCCTGGAAGTGCTGGCCTCCCGCGACCTGGTAG
- a CDS encoding PhzF family phenazine biosynthesis protein, with protein sequence MLASRDLVALFNSEAEVLALHPDMAKIAALEYVGVIATAPGTNGIDFVSRFFAPRVGVPEDPVTGSAHASLIPFWAQRLGKTELRARQVSARGGDLWCELRGDRALMSGYAVTYLKGEIELGV encoded by the coding sequence GTGCTGGCCTCCCGCGACCTGGTAGCCCTGTTTAACTCCGAGGCTGAAGTGCTGGCCCTGCACCCGGATATGGCCAAAATAGCTGCTTTGGAGTACGTGGGCGTCATTGCCACCGCGCCCGGCACCAACGGCATCGACTTCGTCTCGCGCTTCTTTGCGCCCCGCGTGGGTGTGCCCGAAGACCCGGTGACCGGCTCGGCCCACGCTTCCCTGATTCCGTTCTGGGCCCAGCGCCTGGGCAAAACCGAGCTGCGTGCCCGGCAGGTGTCGGCCCGGGGCGGCGACCTGTGGTGCGAGCTGCGCGGCGACCGGGCCCTGATGAGCGGCTACGCGGTGACGTATCTGAAAGGCGAAATCGAGTTGGGCGTGTAA
- a CDS encoding DoxX-like family protein — MPGGEVIRTGLRYGIAAVWLANGLLCKVLHLVPRHEAIVARILGPRFAAPLTVLIGVAEIGMAIWVLSRYRERLSVGLQIALVLGMNVLEFLLARDLLLWQQLNIIFAGLFALLLYYYGFRLPAASVQTR; from the coding sequence ATGCCGGGCGGGGAGGTGATTCGGACGGGGCTGCGCTATGGCATTGCGGCCGTATGGCTGGCTAACGGCCTGCTGTGCAAAGTGCTGCACCTGGTGCCCCGGCACGAAGCCATTGTGGCCCGCATCCTCGGGCCGCGGTTTGCCGCGCCCCTCACAGTACTTATCGGTGTGGCCGAAATCGGTATGGCCATTTGGGTGCTGAGCCGGTACCGGGAGCGGCTCAGTGTGGGTCTGCAGATTGCGCTGGTGCTGGGTATGAACGTGCTAGAGTTCCTGCTCGCCCGGGACTTGCTGCTCTGGCAGCAGCTCAATATCATCTTTGCCGGCCTATTTGCGCTGCTGCTGTACTACTATGGTTTCCGACTGCCGGCAGCTTCTGTCCAAACCCGCTGA
- a CDS encoding DUF2071 domain-containing protein: MAWLAHHPFGVEARLTRTTVLTYAVPAAELQRLIPECLTLDTLDGTWGFVAVALVQTRELRPAGLPAWLGHSFFLIGYRVFVRYTTRTGKRLRGLYILKSQTDKVKMQWLGNLFTGYGYSTIDIQQTAAEGQLRFNSTKADLSIAVEVLADDEPALPADSPFPSWQQARRFAGPLPFTFSYDQTQRQVVIVEGVREAWHPQPVRVLAAEVGFIQELGLSGCQLASAFTMTDIPYHWKKGRTEPWPA, from the coding sequence ATGGCCTGGCTTGCGCATCATCCCTTCGGCGTGGAAGCCCGCCTGACCCGCACCACGGTGCTTACCTACGCCGTGCCTGCCGCCGAGCTGCAGCGCCTGATTCCCGAATGCCTCACCCTGGACACGCTCGACGGCACTTGGGGCTTTGTGGCCGTGGCCCTGGTTCAGACCCGGGAGCTGCGGCCCGCGGGCCTGCCGGCTTGGCTCGGGCACAGCTTCTTTCTAATCGGCTACCGGGTATTCGTGCGCTATACCACCCGGACCGGCAAGCGCCTGCGTGGGTTGTACATCCTCAAGTCCCAAACCGACAAGGTGAAGATGCAGTGGCTGGGCAACCTGTTTACCGGCTACGGCTATAGTACTATCGATATCCAGCAGACGGCCGCCGAAGGTCAGTTACGCTTTAACTCCACCAAGGCGGACCTGTCCATTGCTGTCGAGGTGTTGGCCGATGACGAGCCCGCTCTGCCCGCCGACTCCCCGTTCCCAAGCTGGCAGCAGGCGCGGCGCTTTGCGGGGCCGCTCCCCTTCACGTTCTCCTATGACCAGACCCAGCGGCAGGTTGTCATTGTGGAAGGCGTGCGCGAAGCCTGGCACCCGCAGCCCGTGCGGGTGCTGGCCGCCGAGGTTGGCTTTATCCAAGAGCTGGGCTTGAGCGGCTGCCAGCTGGCCAGTGCCTTTACCATGACCGACATTCCCTATCACTGGAAAAAGGGGCGGACCGAGCCTTGGCCCGCATGA
- a CDS encoding class I SAM-dependent methyltransferase, whose protein sequence is MRRPLEGVWNVVRFNWHFYVGAGSGLLALAAATYFSPATWQLYLLALLVPGILPVIVSLLVSYYVYDVSDLYRFGWLTIDPGTQGRMANIHAGFDETSTLLRQRFAQAELHVFDFYDPDLHREVSIKRARAAYPPFPGTITVQPQALPLPGASTDYALVLLSAHEIRQQRERVAFFKEIRRTLLPQGRIIVVEHLRDPANFLAYTIGFFHFYSRATWLQVFRAAGLEVVQEQKITPFVSAFTLQVHGNSS, encoded by the coding sequence ATGAGAAGGCCGCTGGAAGGAGTCTGGAACGTGGTACGCTTCAACTGGCACTTCTACGTGGGTGCTGGTAGCGGCTTGCTGGCTCTGGCTGCCGCTACGTATTTCAGCCCCGCGACTTGGCAGCTCTACTTGCTGGCACTGCTGGTGCCGGGCATCTTACCGGTAATAGTGTCGCTGCTGGTGTCGTACTACGTGTACGACGTGTCGGACCTCTACCGGTTTGGCTGGCTGACCATTGACCCAGGCACCCAGGGGCGAATGGCGAATATCCACGCTGGTTTTGACGAGACGAGCACGCTGCTGCGGCAGCGGTTTGCTCAAGCTGAGCTGCATGTGTTCGACTTTTACGACCCGGACTTGCACCGGGAAGTCTCCATCAAACGGGCCCGGGCGGCGTATCCGCCGTTTCCGGGCACCATTACCGTGCAGCCCCAGGCTCTGCCGCTGCCCGGTGCCAGCACCGACTACGCCCTGGTATTGCTCTCGGCTCACGAAATCAGGCAGCAGCGGGAGCGGGTCGCTTTCTTTAAGGAAATACGCCGCACGCTGCTGCCCCAGGGCCGCATTATAGTCGTCGAGCACCTGCGCGACCCGGCCAATTTTCTGGCCTACACCATTGGGTTTTTCCATTTCTATTCGCGCGCTACCTGGCTGCAGGTATTTCGGGCAGCGGGCCTGGAAGTGGTGCAGGAACAAAAAATAACTCCTTTTGTCTCGGCGTTTACGCTTCAGGTTCATGGAAACTCATCTTAG
- a CDS encoding tetratricopeptide repeat protein, with protein sequence MRYFSCKLAFTVLFAGLVATAQAQAPDEVKALIKQGVALYDEGKYDEAVLRYKQALKLAPDNFTAQYELAMTYGHLDRHEEVVEICKKLLQDNANADANVYVIYGTALDDLKQPQEAIRIYQRGIKKFPDNGLLYFNLGVTQASTQRYEEATESMQMAVRKNPRHASAHRILALLTAQSNRVPAIFASVRFLQLEPHSKRAIGGLEVLDKLMGKGVHKTGENAVTLNVTPNMLKQMNGKKNQPDNFGQADLLLTMASALDYDEKNKDKSATVRLAEKLTSLCQSLEEQKPENHPGFAWSYYVPYFITLKKAGYLPTLAYLIQAARPGQPEAQQWLEQHPSEVKELQEWSEAYKWPE encoded by the coding sequence ATGCGTTACTTCAGTTGTAAGCTTGCTTTTACCGTTCTTTTCGCCGGCCTTGTTGCCACGGCCCAGGCCCAGGCGCCCGATGAGGTCAAGGCGCTGATTAAGCAGGGTGTAGCCCTCTACGACGAAGGCAAGTACGACGAGGCGGTACTGCGCTACAAGCAGGCCCTGAAGCTGGCCCCAGACAACTTCACGGCCCAGTATGAGCTGGCCATGACCTACGGCCACTTGGACCGCCACGAGGAAGTGGTAGAAATCTGCAAAAAGCTGCTGCAGGACAATGCCAATGCCGATGCCAACGTGTACGTCATCTACGGCACGGCCCTCGACGACCTCAAACAGCCCCAGGAAGCCATTCGAATCTATCAGCGGGGCATCAAGAAGTTTCCCGACAACGGCCTGCTTTACTTCAACCTGGGCGTAACCCAGGCCAGTACCCAGCGCTACGAGGAGGCCACCGAAAGCATGCAGATGGCCGTGCGCAAGAACCCCCGGCACGCCAGTGCCCACCGCATTCTGGCCTTGCTCACGGCCCAGAGCAACCGGGTGCCGGCCATCTTTGCCTCCGTGCGCTTTCTGCAGCTAGAACCGCACAGCAAGCGGGCCATCGGCGGCCTGGAGGTGCTCGATAAGCTTATGGGCAAGGGCGTGCACAAAACCGGGGAAAACGCCGTAACCCTGAACGTGACTCCGAACATGCTCAAGCAAATGAACGGCAAGAAAAACCAGCCTGACAACTTCGGGCAGGCCGATTTGCTGCTGACCATGGCCTCCGCCCTCGACTACGACGAGAAGAACAAGGACAAATCTGCCACGGTGCGGCTGGCCGAGAAGCTGACTTCGCTGTGCCAGAGCCTGGAGGAGCAGAAGCCCGAAAACCACCCGGGCTTTGCCTGGAGCTACTACGTTCCCTACTTTATTACCCTGAAAAAAGCCGGCTACCTGCCCACGCTGGCCTACCTGATTCAGGCCGCCCGCCCCGGACAGCCCGAGGCCCAGCAGTGGCTGGAGCAGCACCCGAGCGAAGTAAAAGAGCTGCAGGAATGGTCGGAAGCCTACAAGTGGCCGGAGTAA
- the ruvC gene encoding crossover junction endodeoxyribonuclease RuvC → MLLSSAASQELLPKIIMGVDPGTQIMGYAVIEVQGSRVTVLRYDVIDMKKIGNNHALKLKKIFERMLELIDEFLPDELAIEAPFFGVNVQSMLKLGRAQGVAIAACLSRQIPYVEYAPTKVKQAVTGSGSASKEQVAKMLRQTLKLPPIEEAPKFLDATDALAVALCHHYQKGNNVKAGTKSWDKFLTDNPERMASASSTKKAPAKAKAK, encoded by the coding sequence ATGTTACTGTCCTCCGCCGCTTCCCAGGAACTGCTTCCCAAAATCATCATGGGCGTCGACCCCGGCACCCAGATTATGGGCTACGCCGTGATTGAGGTGCAGGGTTCCCGCGTTACGGTGCTGCGCTACGACGTGATTGACATGAAGAAAATCGGCAACAACCACGCCCTCAAGCTCAAGAAGATCTTCGAGCGGATGCTGGAGCTGATTGACGAGTTTTTGCCCGACGAGCTGGCCATTGAAGCGCCCTTCTTTGGTGTCAACGTGCAGAGTATGCTCAAGCTCGGGCGGGCCCAGGGCGTGGCCATTGCCGCCTGCCTCTCCCGCCAGATTCCCTACGTGGAGTACGCTCCCACCAAGGTCAAGCAGGCCGTAACGGGCTCGGGCTCGGCTAGCAAGGAACAGGTAGCCAAGATGCTGCGCCAGACCCTGAAGTTACCCCCCATCGAGGAAGCGCCGAAGTTTCTGGACGCCACCGACGCGCTAGCCGTGGCCCTGTGCCACCACTACCAGAAAGGCAACAACGTGAAGGCCGGCACCAAGAGCTGGGACAAGTTCCTGACCGACAACCCCGAGCGAATGGCCAGCGCCTCCAGCACCAAGAAAGCCCCGGCCAAGGCCAAGGCGAAGTAG
- a CDS encoding lysylphosphatidylglycerol synthase transmembrane domain-containing protein, producing the protein MPPPNLQNYVQNPEPPAPSRRRLLVIGGKVLVTVLTLGLLYHSVKGDGATAEAWQRLLDSTLSGSGRGPVLAALALVPVNWGLEAWKWWRLARHLEPVSFGRCFRAVLVGLTLGFVTPNRVGDYAGRIIELKSRRLDALGAVFLGRYCQLVATVVAGTAGLLYFLLTFYLKGYPSAGLGLVVATILLNAGVILPLYRSRLLLTALTVVKPLRRFRRFLAVMPTYPAHALHVILGLSMLRYAVFCLQFGLLLWAYGASPPVGPGLAAIAGTFLLKSLVPSLNALADVGVRELSATHLFGMLHEPALPVLSASLSLWVINIALPSAAGLLFVLRLKVFRRKDLASQKPQP; encoded by the coding sequence TTGCCCCCGCCCAACTTACAAAACTACGTCCAAAACCCGGAACCACCGGCACCTTCCCGGCGCCGGCTGCTGGTTATTGGGGGCAAGGTGCTCGTTACGGTCCTCACCCTGGGTTTGCTGTACCACTCGGTAAAGGGCGACGGGGCGACGGCCGAGGCCTGGCAGCGTCTGCTCGACTCTACCCTCAGCGGCTCGGGCCGAGGGCCGGTGCTGGCAGCCCTGGCTCTGGTGCCCGTCAACTGGGGCCTGGAAGCCTGGAAATGGTGGCGCTTGGCCCGGCACCTGGAGCCTGTCTCGTTCGGGCGCTGCTTTCGGGCGGTGCTGGTGGGTCTTACCCTGGGCTTCGTGACGCCCAACCGCGTAGGCGACTACGCCGGCCGCATTATCGAGCTGAAAAGTCGCCGGCTGGATGCGTTGGGGGCGGTTTTTCTGGGGCGCTACTGCCAGCTGGTAGCCACGGTGGTGGCCGGCACGGCGGGCTTGCTCTACTTTTTGCTCACGTTTTACCTGAAGGGCTACCCCTCGGCCGGCCTGGGGCTGGTAGTGGCGACCATCCTGCTAAACGCCGGCGTCATTCTGCCCCTGTACCGTTCCCGCCTGCTGCTCACGGCCCTAACAGTTGTGAAGCCCTTGCGGCGGTTTCGGCGGTTTCTGGCCGTAATGCCCACGTATCCGGCCCACGCCCTGCACGTTATTCTGGGTTTGTCGATGCTGCGTTACGCCGTGTTTTGTTTGCAGTTCGGGCTCTTGCTCTGGGCCTACGGGGCTTCGCCGCCGGTGGGGCCGGGGCTGGCTGCCATTGCCGGCACGTTTCTGCTCAAGTCCTTGGTGCCCTCGCTCAATGCCCTGGCCGACGTGGGCGTGCGAGAATTGTCGGCTACGCACTTGTTTGGTATGCTGCACGAGCCGGCCCTGCCCGTGCTTAGTGCCAGTCTGAGTTTGTGGGTGATCAACATTGCCCTGCCCAGTGCGGCCGGCCTACTGTTTGTGCTGCGCCTGAAGGTGTTTCGCCGGAAAGACCTGGCTTCTCAAAAACCGCAGCCATGA